GAAGATAATCTGGAGCATTTAACACCTTCTGAATACATCCCAATTGTTTTTCTATTAAGAGCCAGTGGCTGGCGAATATCGGATATTCTTAATTTGCGTTATGATACTTGTTTAGACCGTACTTCCCAAGGTTGGTATCTTTGTGGAGATATTCTAAAAACACAGATTTTAAACCATCGTATACCAATTACCGATGAAGTCTATGCAGTTGTACAAGCAGTAGTTGATGAAGTCAAAGAAAAAAGTACAGATGACAACAATCCCAATCATCTATTGTTTGTCAGGTTTGATGGAAAAAGAAAAGGCCGTTGCCCTCAAGGATATTTAATACAACAGGCACTTAATCGTCTTTCTAAAAATCAAAATATTACTGATGACCAAGGTAATGTATTTCACTTTGGCAACCATGCTTTTCGCCATACCAAAGGAGTTGAATTAATCAATAACGGAATGAACATCTTGCATGTTCAGAAGTGGATGGCTCATGCTTCCCCTGAAATGACACTCTGTTATGCTAAAATTCTTGATACAACCATGCGCAAATCATGGGAAGAAGCAACAAAACAGGGGCTATTCAAGATTGACGAATCAGGTAAAATCAAAAAAATTAATATTTCTGACATACAGAATAAGGATGTAATTGAATGGGAGTACATCCGACACAATCTTGATGCTGTGAGAATGCCTCTTGGGTATTGCATGAAGCCTAAAAAGCAGGAATGTCATACACAATTAAATCCTTGCCTTACCTGTAGAAACCTTTGTACCACTCCAGATTTTATACCACAGTATGAACTTGAAATACAGGAGACAAAGGCCCTTATTGAACGTGGTAAAGCACAAGGACGTACTGTATGGGTTGAGAAGAATATGAGCCTTTTAAAGCGTTATGAAGAGATTTTAAAGGTACTAAAGGAAGGAAAGATACACCATAAAGCAGGTAAAAAAGGTCGTGAGTATATCGGGGAGGAAAGAAACAATGACAAGTGACCATAAGCGAAATACTGAAGGTCTTGCTAAAGCCAGAGAAAAGAAGTCGGAAGAATGTCAGGAAAGAGTTGATAAAGCCATACAGCAACTTTTGAAGGAAAAAGAGAAGATTAACTTTAATAGTGTTGCTGAAAGAGCCAATGTTTCAAAAAAATACCTTTATGATAACCATTATGACCGTATTGATACACTCCGAAAACAGCAAGAAGGACTACCTTCTCTAAAGCAAGTAAAACGGGAGATGACGGATGCAAGCAAAGATGTCCTTATCGCTGCAAAAAACAAGCGTATAAAAGAGTTAGAGAAAGAAGTCCAACGCTTAAAAGGCATTTTGGCACGTAGATATGGCGAAGATTACGATAAAGGTATTTAAGGTTCATTCGTATAATGCATCATGCACCCTATCTATTATTACAGTTTAGTTTTACATTGTTTACATATATACAATGAGGCAGGCCTTTGTTTATAAGACCTGCCTCATTTGGAGTTCAGATAACGCAAACCTGGCATTTTTTAAAATGACTTAGCTGCTTTTACAATATCCTCCGCTGTCAAACCATAATGTTTTAAAAGCTCTTTAGGTGAACCGGATTGTCCAAACTCATCTCTTATTCCAATTCTCTTTATCTTCACTGGATATTCCTCTGAAAGAACCTCTGCTACCGCCGAACCAAGCCCACCTATTATGCTGTGCTCTTCTGCTGTTATAACTTTGCCCGTCTTTTTAGCTACTTCTACTATTAAATCTTTGTCTATCGGCTTTATGGTGTGGATGTTCACCACTGTCGCTTCTATTCCCTCTTCTTTTAGTTTATCTGCTGCTTCAATCGCTATGGCTACCATTATCCCTGTCGCTATTATCGCTACGTCTTTCCCTTCTCTTATTACTTCACCTTTTCCTAATTCAAATTTGTAGTTTTGATCGTGTATATCTGGTACTGCCATCCTCCCCAATCTTATGTATACTGGTCCATAGTGTTCTGCAGCCGCAAATATGGCTTGTCTCGTCTCTTCTGCATCGGCTGGGTTTATTACCACCATCCCAGGTATTCCTCTCATAAGGGATATATCCTCTATTGATTGGTGTGTCGCCCCGTCTTCTCCTACTGTTATGCCAGCATGGGTAGCTGCTATTTTTACGTTTAAGTGTGGATAACCTATGGAGTTTCTCACTTGCTCATAAGCTCTTCCTGTTGCAAATATGGCAAAAGTGCTGGCAAAAGGAATTTTCCCACAGGTGGCAA
The sequence above is a segment of the Thermoanaerobacter ethanolicus JW 200 genome. Coding sequences within it:
- a CDS encoding transketolase family protein; this translates as MAMATREAYGKALVELGAKNKDVVVLDADLSKSTKTADFQKVYPDRFFNMGISEQDMMVTAAGLATCGKIPFASTFAIFATGRAYEQVRNSIGYPHLNVKIAATHAGITVGEDGATHQSIEDISLMRGIPGMVVINPADAEETRQAIFAAAEHYGPVYIRLGRMAVPDIHDQNYKFELGKGEVIREGKDVAIIATGIMVAIAIEAADKLKEEGIEATVVNIHTIKPIDKDLIVEVAKKTGKVITAEEHSIIGGLGSAVAEVLSEEYPVKIKRIGIRDEFGQSGSPKELLKHYGLTAEDIVKAAKSF
- a CDS encoding DUF6262 family protein, with translation MTSDHKRNTEGLAKAREKKSEECQERVDKAIQQLLKEKEKINFNSVAERANVSKKYLYDNHYDRIDTLRKQQEGLPSLKQVKREMTDASKDVLIAAKNKRIKELEKEVQRLKGILARRYGEDYDKGI
- a CDS encoding tyrosine-type recombinase/integrase yields the protein MSVAYQVKPTVEKKQEIRKLLSGYWGNDVWDIRDSFFDDLRPAKWSLSNKTIDFSSFSSSIKNEVKYMYAYRLQEKEIRLITVVAYGIALNRFAEFLNEYYPHIASIVDITYDKALLQWRSFLVDKGMSINDDGEISNKQYETVFNQLYSFFTNLYDTRDEYEKDIWDCRKIPGAKITENKSNYYLNFSDIPVEFRELVKKFIKFRTTNNSQGQCEADIMALRLFTKYIHAQEPTWKNLTMLTRKHMENYLSWYREYTIGWKKRHIEYLISLRIFLDYIQRAMYPEAPELPSVCLLFKEDIPRKPQKPENDIKYIPERVLQQLEDNLEHLTPSEYIPIVFLLRASGWRISDILNLRYDTCLDRTSQGWYLCGDILKTQILNHRIPITDEVYAVVQAVVDEVKEKSTDDNNPNHLLFVRFDGKRKGRCPQGYLIQQALNRLSKNQNITDDQGNVFHFGNHAFRHTKGVELINNGMNILHVQKWMAHASPEMTLCYAKILDTTMRKSWEEATKQGLFKIDESGKIKKINISDIQNKDVIEWEYIRHNLDAVRMPLGYCMKPKKQECHTQLNPCLTCRNLCTTPDFIPQYELEIQETKALIERGKAQGRTVWVEKNMSLLKRYEEILKVLKEGKIHHKAGKKGREYIGEERNNDK